A stretch of the Sorangium aterium genome encodes the following:
- a CDS encoding family 2A encapsulin nanocompartment shell protein — translation MTNHESHLLGERAARQHANTSKTPPQWAGATPRWLVQLLPWTPVEAGVYRLNRVTDTDFAVDCSPEDAAELPTARIHYEEQPREFVLNTVTTTIQVHTRISDLFRSPMDQVKEQLTVLVEKLKEKQEDELINNGNYGLLNSVHESMRVKPRGAGPTPDDLDELIARVWKEPAFFLAHPRAIAAFGRECTKRGVPPPTVTLFGSPFLTWRGLPLIPTDKLHLAGNKTDILLVRTGEKKRGVVGLFQPGIQGEVSPSLSIRFMGINQLGAASYLASLYCSAAVLTEDALGVLEGVQVDSYYEYK, via the coding sequence ATGACGAACCACGAAAGCCATTTGCTTGGCGAGCGCGCCGCAAGGCAACACGCCAACACGAGCAAGACTCCGCCCCAGTGGGCCGGTGCCACCCCGCGTTGGCTCGTGCAGCTGCTCCCCTGGACGCCCGTCGAAGCAGGCGTGTACCGCCTCAACCGGGTCACCGATACCGATTTCGCGGTCGATTGCAGCCCGGAGGACGCCGCCGAGCTGCCCACGGCGCGCATCCACTATGAAGAGCAGCCGCGCGAGTTCGTGCTCAACACGGTGACCACGACGATCCAGGTGCACACCCGGATCTCCGACCTGTTCCGCAGCCCCATGGATCAGGTGAAGGAGCAGCTCACCGTCCTCGTCGAGAAGCTCAAGGAGAAGCAAGAGGACGAGCTGATCAACAACGGCAATTACGGCCTGCTCAACAGCGTGCATGAGAGCATGCGGGTCAAGCCGCGCGGCGCTGGCCCCACGCCGGACGATCTCGACGAGCTGATCGCGCGCGTGTGGAAGGAGCCCGCCTTTTTCCTGGCGCACCCGCGCGCCATCGCGGCGTTCGGTCGCGAATGCACGAAGCGCGGCGTTCCGCCGCCCACCGTGACCCTGTTTGGCTCGCCGTTCCTCACGTGGCGCGGCCTGCCGCTCATCCCCACCGACAAGCTGCACCTCGCGGGCAACAAGACCGATATCCTGCTGGTCCGCACCGGCGAGAAGAAGCGCGGTGTCGTGGGCCTGTTCCAGCCGGGGATCCAGGGCGAGGTGAGCCCGAGCCTGTCGATTCGCTTCATGGGCATCAACCAGCTCGGGGCTGCCTCGTACCTCGCGTCCCTCTACTGCTCGGCGGCGGTTCTGACCGAAGATGCGCTCGGCGTGCTCGAGGGCGTTCAGGTGGACAGCTACTATGAGTACAAGTGA
- the epsC gene encoding serine O-acetyltransferase EpsC, translating to MSEADHGVFRAPAAPAVSGASWALGSVVAELRAAGRGIDGARQKLGRQALPSREVLVGIARDLRAVFFPAHFGPADLTEEGTDYFVGHTLDAALLALHEQVRRGLGFPRELDAREAARREGRAAEIVRDFAAGLPAVQELLETDVRAAFEGDPAATSIDEAVFCYPGITAIMHHRIAHLLYTLGVPLIPRILAEIAHADTGIDIHPGAEIGASFFIDHGTGVVIGETSRIGERVRLYQGVTLGAKSFPRDASGNPIKGIDRHPIVEDHVVVYAGATILGRITIGRGSSIGGNVWLTRSVPANSRISQAQVRSDVFEDGGGI from the coding sequence ATGAGCGAGGCCGATCACGGGGTTTTCCGCGCGCCCGCCGCGCCCGCCGTGTCCGGCGCGTCCTGGGCGCTCGGCTCGGTGGTCGCGGAGCTGCGCGCCGCCGGCCGGGGGATCGACGGCGCGCGCCAGAAGCTCGGGCGGCAGGCGCTGCCGTCGCGCGAGGTGCTCGTCGGCATCGCGCGCGATCTGCGCGCGGTGTTCTTCCCGGCGCACTTCGGGCCCGCCGATCTCACCGAGGAGGGGACGGACTACTTCGTCGGGCACACGCTCGACGCGGCGCTGCTCGCGCTCCACGAGCAGGTCCGGAGGGGCCTTGGCTTCCCGAGGGAGCTCGACGCCCGCGAGGCCGCGCGCCGCGAGGGCCGCGCGGCCGAGATCGTGCGCGACTTCGCCGCGGGCCTCCCCGCGGTGCAGGAGCTGCTCGAGACCGACGTGCGCGCGGCGTTCGAGGGGGATCCGGCGGCGACGAGCATCGACGAGGCGGTGTTCTGCTATCCGGGCATCACCGCGATCATGCACCACCGGATCGCGCACCTGCTCTACACGCTCGGCGTGCCGCTCATCCCGCGGATCCTCGCGGAGATCGCGCACGCCGACACCGGCATCGACATCCACCCCGGCGCCGAGATCGGGGCGAGCTTCTTCATCGATCACGGGACGGGCGTCGTCATCGGGGAGACGTCCCGTATCGGCGAGCGCGTGCGCCTGTACCAGGGCGTCACCCTCGGCGCGAAGAGCTTCCCGCGCGACGCGAGCGGGAACCCCATCAAGGGGATCGACCGCCACCCCATCGTCGAGGACCACGTGGTGGTGTATGCCGGCGCGACGATCCTCGGGCGCATCACCATCGGCCGAGGATCGAGCATCGGCGGCAACGTGTGGCTCACGCGCAGCGTCCCGGCGAACAGCCGTATCAGCCAGGCCCAGGTGCGGAGCGACGTCTTCGAGGACGGCGGCGGCATCTGA
- a CDS encoding family 2A encapsulin nanocompartment cargo protein cysteine desulfurase, with amino-acid sequence MSTSEIQTADLQGALPQVTRVVGSSGIAPLNVPLSAPGVAPASAPEIPGFDPASLAAVIAQLANEMLGAPFKQGAAAAPAAPPAPTAAPLPGAAPSQSPVPHLAAAGATPSPVPGPSAAAAPVYPGSAPAYSSSVPAYSGSAPAYSGSALPAAGSVLAASGAAPASPGEVSLPGVSPSLSPAPPVQAPGATPSGVSPSLSPAPPVQASGATPSAAAGPSAAAAPVYPGSAPAAPGAAPPAPGSVPAYSGATPAFPGEVSLPDSAVRAGFVRVPLVGSDPLSLGAADEVLRIPVLGDLAGRDADAYFVPGAPALGIESPVGPPQVEAHEIRAVDPALVRDLSRSAGILDPHAIRRDFPILDERVHNKRLVWLDNAATTQKPRAVIDRLSYFYEHENSNIHRAAHALAARATDAYEAAREATRRFINAPSTREIVFVRGTTEGINLIAQSWGRRNVGPGDEIVITWLEHHANIVPWQQLCSEKGARLRVAPVDDRGQVILEEYEKLLGPRTRIVSITQVSNALGTITPAREMVAMAHRHGARVIVDGAQAVSHMRADVQLLDCDFYVFSGHKVFGPTGIGAVFGKSEVLDAMPPWQGGGNMIADVTFERTIYHPPPARFEAGTGNIADAVGLGAALDYVTRIGIENIGRYEHELLHYATHALASVPGLRLIGTAADKAGVLSFVLDGQRTEDVGGALDREGIAVRSGHHCAQPILRRFGLESTVRASLAPYNTCEDIDALVDALHRIQIGRSR; translated from the coding sequence ATGAGTACAAGTGAGATCCAGACAGCGGATCTCCAGGGTGCTCTGCCGCAGGTGACTCGCGTCGTGGGGAGCTCTGGGATCGCGCCGTTGAACGTGCCGCTCTCGGCGCCGGGCGTCGCGCCCGCGTCGGCACCGGAGATCCCTGGCTTCGACCCCGCCTCCCTGGCCGCGGTGATCGCGCAGCTCGCCAACGAGATGCTCGGCGCGCCGTTCAAGCAGGGGGCGGCGGCGGCGCCAGCGGCTCCGCCGGCGCCGACGGCGGCGCCGCTGCCCGGCGCGGCGCCGTCGCAGTCACCCGTCCCGCACCTGGCGGCGGCTGGCGCGACGCCGTCACCTGTTCCGGGGCCGTCCGCGGCGGCGGCCCCCGTATATCCCGGGTCGGCCCCCGCCTATTCCAGCTCGGTCCCCGCCTACTCCGGCTCGGCCCCCGCCTACTCCGGCTCGGCGCTGCCGGCTGCCGGCTCGGTCCTCGCTGCTTCCGGCGCCGCGCCCGCCTCCCCCGGCGAGGTGTCGCTGCCCGGTGTCTCGCCGTCGCTGTCGCCCGCCCCGCCCGTGCAGGCGCCTGGCGCGACGCCGTCGGGCGTCTCTCCGTCGCTGTCGCCCGCCCCGCCCGTGCAGGCGTCTGGCGCGACGCCGTCGGCTGCCGCTGGACCCTCCGCGGCGGCGGCCCCGGTCTATCCCGGGTCAGCCCCCGCCGCTCCCGGCGCGGCGCCGCCCGCTCCCGGCTCGGTCCCCGCTTATTCCGGCGCGACGCCCGCCTTCCCCGGCGAGGTGTCGCTGCCGGACTCGGCGGTGCGCGCCGGGTTCGTCCGCGTCCCGCTCGTGGGCTCCGATCCGCTGAGCCTGGGAGCGGCCGACGAGGTGCTCCGCATCCCGGTGCTGGGCGATCTCGCGGGCCGCGACGCCGACGCCTACTTCGTGCCCGGCGCGCCCGCGCTGGGCATCGAGTCGCCCGTCGGCCCTCCCCAGGTCGAAGCCCACGAGATCCGCGCCGTGGATCCCGCGCTGGTCCGCGACCTCAGCCGCTCCGCCGGCATCCTGGACCCCCACGCGATCCGCCGCGACTTCCCCATCCTCGACGAGCGGGTCCACAACAAGCGGCTCGTCTGGCTCGACAACGCGGCGACGACCCAGAAGCCCCGGGCCGTCATCGATCGGCTCTCGTACTTCTACGAGCACGAGAACTCGAACATCCACCGCGCGGCGCACGCGCTCGCGGCCCGCGCGACGGACGCGTACGAGGCGGCGCGCGAGGCGACGCGCCGCTTCATCAACGCCCCGTCCACGCGCGAGATCGTGTTCGTGCGCGGCACCACCGAGGGGATCAACCTGATCGCCCAGAGCTGGGGCCGGAGGAACGTGGGCCCGGGCGACGAGATCGTCATCACGTGGCTCGAGCACCACGCCAACATCGTGCCGTGGCAGCAGCTCTGCTCCGAGAAGGGCGCCAGGCTCCGTGTCGCTCCCGTGGACGACAGGGGCCAGGTGATCCTCGAGGAGTACGAGAAGCTGCTCGGCCCGCGGACGCGCATCGTCTCGATCACGCAGGTGTCGAACGCGCTCGGCACCATCACGCCCGCGCGCGAGATGGTGGCGATGGCGCACCGGCACGGCGCGCGCGTGATCGTGGACGGCGCGCAAGCGGTGTCCCACATGCGCGCGGACGTGCAGCTCCTCGACTGCGACTTCTACGTGTTCTCGGGACACAAGGTGTTCGGTCCCACGGGCATCGGCGCTGTCTTCGGCAAGAGCGAGGTGCTCGACGCGATGCCGCCCTGGCAGGGAGGCGGCAACATGATCGCGGACGTCACCTTCGAGCGGACGATCTACCACCCGCCGCCCGCGCGCTTCGAGGCCGGCACCGGCAACATAGCGGACGCGGTCGGCCTCGGCGCCGCGCTCGACTACGTGACGCGGATCGGGATCGAGAACATCGGCCGCTACGAGCACGAGCTGCTCCACTACGCGACGCACGCCCTCGCGAGCGTCCCCGGGCTGCGGCTCATCGGCACCGCGGCCGACAAGGCGGGCGTGCTCTCCTTCGTCCTCGATGGGCAGCGCACCGAGGACGTGGGCGGGGCGCTCGACCGGGAGGGCATCGCGGTGCGCTCGGGCCACCACTGCGCCCAGCCCATCCTGCGCCGCTTCGGCCTGGAGAGCACCGTGCGCGCGTCGCTCGCCCCCTACAACACCTGCGAGGACATCGACGCGCTGGTTGACGCGTTGCATCGGATCCAGATCGGCAGGTCTCGCTGA
- the cysK gene encoding cysteine synthase A encodes MSNVTRGWFEDNAESIGRTPLVRLRRVVEGAGALVLAKIEGRNPAYSVKCRLGAALVWDAEKRGLLGPGKEIVEPTSGNTGIALAFVAAARGYPLTLTMPETMSIERRKLLVGYGAKLVLTEGPRGMSGAIAKAEEIVASNPSRYVLLQQFKNPANAAIHERTTGPEIWDDTAGKVDILVSGVGTGGTITGVSRFIKHQKGKAITSVAVEPTHSPVLTQTRAGEPLKPGPHKIQGIGAGFVPDVLDLSIVDQIEQVTNEEAIAYARRLTREEGILSGISSGAAVAVAARIAKRKENEGKTIVVILPDSGERYLSTALFEGLFDEKGLAT; translated from the coding sequence ATGTCGAACGTCACACGCGGCTGGTTCGAAGACAACGCAGAATCCATCGGCCGCACGCCGCTCGTGCGCCTCCGTCGCGTCGTCGAGGGCGCGGGCGCGCTCGTGCTCGCGAAGATCGAGGGGCGCAATCCGGCGTATTCCGTGAAGTGCCGCCTCGGCGCGGCGCTCGTGTGGGACGCCGAGAAGCGGGGGCTCCTCGGTCCGGGCAAGGAGATCGTCGAGCCGACGAGCGGCAACACGGGCATCGCGCTGGCCTTCGTCGCGGCGGCGCGCGGCTATCCGCTCACGCTGACCATGCCCGAGACGATGAGCATCGAGCGCCGCAAGCTCCTCGTGGGTTATGGCGCGAAGCTGGTGCTCACCGAGGGGCCCCGGGGGATGAGCGGCGCCATCGCGAAGGCGGAGGAGATCGTCGCGTCGAACCCGAGCCGGTACGTGCTCCTGCAGCAGTTCAAGAACCCGGCGAACGCCGCGATCCACGAGCGGACGACGGGCCCGGAGATCTGGGACGACACGGCCGGGAAGGTCGACATCCTCGTGTCCGGCGTCGGGACCGGGGGCACGATCACCGGCGTTTCGCGCTTCATCAAGCACCAGAAGGGCAAGGCGATCACGTCCGTCGCGGTCGAGCCCACGCACAGCCCGGTGCTCACGCAGACGCGCGCCGGGGAGCCGCTCAAGCCGGGGCCGCACAAGATCCAGGGGATCGGCGCGGGCTTCGTGCCCGACGTGCTCGATCTGTCGATCGTCGATCAGATCGAGCAGGTGACCAACGAGGAGGCGATCGCCTACGCGCGGCGGCTGACGCGCGAGGAGGGCATCCTCTCGGGGATCTCGTCCGGCGCGGCGGTGGCGGTCGCGGCGCGGATCGCGAAGCGCAAGGAGAATGAGGGCAAGACGATCGTGGTCATCCTCCCCGACTCGGGTGAGCGCTACCTGAGCACGGCCCTCTTCGAGGGGCTCTTCGACGAGAAGGGGCTCGCGACATGA
- a CDS encoding rhodanese-like domain-containing protein, producing the protein MIQTISPRDADELIKSGEVDVVDVREPREWSVGHVPHARLVPLDQLRADPQRALPRDRVVFVCAKGARSLTAAKLAERLGFNQLYNLDGGTSGWVKAGLPLEHS; encoded by the coding sequence ATGATCCAGACGATATCGCCCAGGGACGCGGACGAGCTGATCAAGAGCGGGGAGGTTGACGTTGTGGATGTGCGTGAGCCACGCGAGTGGTCGGTCGGACACGTGCCGCACGCGCGGCTGGTGCCCCTCGATCAACTGAGAGCGGATCCGCAGCGGGCCCTGCCGCGCGATCGGGTGGTGTTCGTGTGCGCGAAGGGCGCCCGCAGCCTGACGGCGGCGAAGCTCGCCGAGCGGCTCGGGTTCAACCAGCTCTACAACCTGGATGGCGGGACGAGCGGTTGGGTCAAGGCGGGGCTTCCGCTCGAGCACAGCTGA